A genomic stretch from Bos mutus isolate GX-2022 chromosome 4, NWIPB_WYAK_1.1, whole genome shotgun sequence includes:
- the LOC102279312 gene encoding olfactory receptor 2A5: MTENQTWVTEFILLGFPLSPSMQMLLFGLFSLFYVLTLLGNGVILGLISLDPRLHTPMYFFLSHLAIVDISYASNNVPKMLVNLLNKKNTISFVPCIMQTFLYMAFAHTECLILVVMSHDRYVAICHPLRYSVIMSWRVCTVQAVASWTCGSLLALVHVGLILRLPFCGPHEINHFFCEILSVLKLACADTKLNQVVILAASVFVLVGPLCLVLGSYARILAAILRIQSAEGRRKAFSTCSSHLCVVGLFFGSAIVMYMSPKSRHPEEQQKILSLFYSLFNPMLNPLIYSLRNKEVKGAFRRVLWKDRLM, translated from the coding sequence ATGACAGAAAATCAGACATGGGTCACAGAATTCATTCTCCTGGGATTTCCGCTCAGCCCAAGCATGCAGATGCTCCTCTTTGGGCTCTTCTCTCTGTTCTATGTCCTCACCCTGCTGGGGAACGGGGTCATCCTGGGGCTTATCTCACTGGACCCCAGactgcacacccccatgtacttcttcctctcacACCTGGCCATCGTCGATATTTCATATGCATCAAACAATGTCCCGAAGATGCTGGTGAACCTTCTGAACAAGAAAAATACTATCTCCTTTGTCCCATGCATAATGCAGACCTTTTTGTACATGGCTTTTGCACACACTGAGTGTCTCATCTTGGTGGTGATGTCCCATGATCGGTACGTGGCCATCTGCCACCCTCTTCGTTACTCTGTCATCATGAGCTGGAGAGTGTGCACTGTTCAAGCTGTTGCTTCCTGGACATGTGGCTCCCTCCTGGCCCTGGTCCATGTGGGTCTCATCCTAAGGCTGCCCTTCTGTGGGCCTCATGAAATCAACCACTTCTTCTGTGAAATCCTGTCTGTCCTCAAGCTGGCCTGTGCTGACACTAAGCTCAACCAAGTTGTCATTTTGGCTGCTTCTGTGTTTGTCTTAGTCGGGCCCCTCTGCCTGGTGCTGGGCTCCTATGCGCGCATCCTGGCCGCCATCCTGAGGATCCAGTCCGCTGAGGGCCGCAGgaaggccttctccacctgctcctcccacctctgtGTGGTCGGGCTCTTCTTTGGCAGTGCCATCGTTATGTACATGTCCCCCAAGTCCCGCCACCCTGAGGAGCAGCAGAAGATCCTTTCCCTGTTTTACagtcttttcaaccccatgcTGAACCCGCTGatctacagcctgaggaacaaAGAGGTCAAAGGTGCCTTTAGGAGAGTGTTGTGGAAGGACAGGCTAATGTGA
- the LOC102279598 gene encoding olfactory receptor 2A25, which produces MEGNQTSVTEFILLGFPLNTSMQMLLFGLFSLFYVLTLLGNGVILGLISLDCRLHTPMYFFLSHLAIVDMAYACSTVPQMLVNLLSPAKPISFAGCITQTFLFLSFAHTECLLLVVMSYDRYVAICYPLRYSVIMSWRVCITLAVTSWVFGVLLALVHLVLLLPLPFCGPYQINHFFCEIIAVLKLACADTHINETMVLAGAVSVLVGPFSSIVVSYIHILCAILKIRSGEGRQKAFSTCSSHLCVFGLFYGTAIIMYVGPRYGDSKDGKKYLLLFHSLFNPMLNPLIYSLRNKEVKAALKRMLDKDRS; this is translated from the coding sequence ATGGAGGGAAATCAGACCTCTGTCACAGAATTCATCCTACTGGGATTTCCCCTTAACACAAGCATGCAGATGCTCCTCTTTGGGCTCTTCTCCCTGTTCTATGTCCTCACCCTGCTGGGGAATGGGGTCATCCTGGGGCTCATTTCACTGGACTGCAGactgcacacccccatgtacttcttcctgtcACACCTGGCCATCGTTGACATGGCCTACGCCTGCAGCACGGTGCCCCAGATGCTGGTCAACCTCCTGAGTCCAGCCAAGCCCATCTCCTTTGCTGGCTGCATCACGCagacctttctctttctgagttttgCTCACACCGAGTGTCTGCTCCTGGTGGTGATGTCCTATGATCGGTATGTGGCCATCTGCTACCCCCTCCGATATTCAGTCATCATGAGCTGGAGAGTCTGCATCACCCTGGCAGTGACTTCTTGGGTTTTCGGAGTCCTCCTAGCCCTAGTCCACTTGGTATTACTCCTACCATTACCCTTCTGTGGGCCCTATCAAATTAATCACTTTTTCTGTGAAATCATAGCTGTTCTCAAGCTGGCCTGTGCAGACACCCACATTAATGAGACCATGGTTTTGGCTGGGGCGGTGTCTGTGCTGGTGGGACCATTCTCCTCAATTGTGGTGTCTTATATTCATATTCTATGTGCCATCCTAAAGATCCGGTCAGGAGAAGGGCGCCAGAAAGCCTTCTCCACTTGCTCATCCCACCTCTGTGTGTTTGGGCTCTTTTATGGCACAGCCATTATCATGTATGTTGGGCCCCGATATGGGGACTCTAAGGATGGGAAAAAATACCTTTTGCTGTTTCATAGCCTTTTCAATCCCATGCTCAACCCCCTGATCTATAGTCTGAGGAATAAAGAGGTCAAAGCTGCTCTGAAGAGAATGCTTGATAAAGACAGAAGTTGA